Proteins from one Bradyrhizobium roseum genomic window:
- a CDS encoding LysR family transcriptional regulator has translation MDIRQLRTFSCVAELGSLSKASDTLRVAQPALSRQIKLLEHELRADLFTRNGRGMVLTDAGRLLLARTAGIVRQLDQVRDEIQSAGGPPSGRVVLGLVPTVSCVISARLARRTVDRYPGISLCIVESYSGHLMEWLHRGEMDLALIYGPSSDLHLTVQSLGRDPIVAVGPRGSGLAQRKQVEIGWLLKQTLVLPSHSHGLRALIEQAAAKKKLKLDVRLEADSFRVLTSLVEEGLGYTLLPPSSVRHEVASGRLETAALSKPAPMRELTLASPIDHPGSTAITLVSELLRSELSACREEGLWDIKLG, from the coding sequence ATGGATATCAGGCAGCTCCGAACCTTCAGTTGCGTCGCCGAGCTGGGCAGCCTCAGCAAGGCCTCCGACACCCTGCGGGTGGCGCAGCCGGCGCTGAGCCGCCAGATCAAGCTGCTCGAGCACGAATTGCGCGCCGATCTGTTTACCCGCAACGGCCGCGGCATGGTGCTGACCGATGCCGGCCGGTTGCTGCTGGCACGCACCGCCGGCATCGTGCGGCAGCTCGACCAGGTGCGCGACGAAATCCAGTCCGCCGGCGGCCCGCCCTCGGGCCGCGTGGTGCTCGGGCTGGTGCCGACCGTCAGCTGCGTGATTTCGGCACGGCTCGCCCGGCGCACCGTCGACAGATATCCGGGCATCTCGCTCTGCATCGTCGAGAGTTACAGCGGCCACTTGATGGAATGGCTGCACCGCGGCGAGATGGATCTGGCGTTGATCTATGGCCCATCGAGCGACCTGCATCTGACCGTGCAGAGCCTCGGCCGCGATCCGATCGTCGCGGTGGGGCCGCGCGGCAGCGGACTGGCGCAGAGGAAGCAGGTCGAAATCGGCTGGCTGCTGAAGCAGACGCTGGTGCTGCCCAGTCATTCGCACGGCCTCCGCGCGCTGATCGAGCAGGCGGCGGCGAAGAAGAAACTGAAACTCGACGTCAGGCTGGAAGCCGATTCCTTCCGGGTACTGACCAGCCTGGTCGAGGAAGGTTTGGGATACACGCTGCTGCCGCCGTCCTCGGTGCGGCACGAAGTCGCCAGCGGCCGGCTGGAAACGGCTGCGCTATCAAAACCGGCGCCGATGCGCGAACTGACCCTTGCATCTCCCATCGATCATCCCGGCTCGACTGCGATCACGCTGGTGAGCGAGCTGCTTCGCAGCGAACTTTCCGCCTGCCGCGAAGAGGGCCTCTGGGACATCAAGCTCGGCTGA
- a CDS encoding helix-turn-helix domain-containing protein codes for MMRTRTRDFPGTDHETSQRLALEVANDEKLIINEILERRQENPMSLEAIGFMLGADPSQISRYLNGTSGVTLTNYLRIARALGFRCRIVLEPADPGPGTTSLSDLRIAPHKVCNVRRTRPS; via the coding sequence ATGATGAGAACGCGTACGCGAGACTTTCCTGGTACCGACCACGAGACCAGCCAGCGCCTTGCGCTCGAGGTCGCCAACGATGAAAAACTGATCATCAACGAAATCCTGGAACGACGGCAGGAAAATCCGATGAGCCTGGAGGCGATCGGTTTCATGCTGGGAGCCGATCCCAGCCAGATCTCCCGCTATCTGAACGGCACTTCCGGCGTCACCCTCACCAACTATCTGCGCATCGCGCGGGCGCTTGGTTTCCGTTGCCGGATCGTGCTGGAACCTGCCGATCCAGGACCGGGAACGACGTCGCTGTCCGATCTCAGGATCGCTCCGCACAAGGTATGCAACGTCCGGCGGACCCGGCCTTCATAG
- a CDS encoding cytochrome P450 — protein MNVQASIRADKKELLRAAREEAYSTPLKDFHPGAPRLFQNDTLWPWFERLRKEEPVHYCTNAPIEPYWSVTRYNDIMHVDTNHGIFSSDSTLGGISIRDVPPGYDYPSFIAMDQPRHSAQRKTVSPMFTPTHLDELAKLIRARSQKVLDNLPRNETFNFVERVSIELTTQMLATLFDFPWEERRKLTRWSDVSTALPKSGVVDSPEQRRQEMDECYAYFSKLWNERVNAPPRNDLLSMMAHSDATRHMDPDNLMGNIILLIVGGNDTTRNTMSGSVLALNEHPDQYQKLRENPELIDTMVPEVIRWQTPLAHMRRTALVDTEIGGKKIKKGDRVVMWYVSGNRDEEGIERPDEFIIDRARPRTHLSFGFGIHRCVGMRLAELQLKIVWQEMLKRFDRIEVVGEPKRVYSSFVRGIEQLPVRIPG, from the coding sequence ATGAACGTCCAGGCATCCATCAGAGCCGACAAAAAAGAGCTGCTGCGCGCCGCGCGTGAAGAGGCCTATTCGACGCCGCTCAAGGATTTTCACCCGGGCGCGCCGAGACTATTCCAGAACGATACGCTGTGGCCATGGTTCGAGCGGCTGCGCAAGGAAGAGCCGGTGCATTACTGCACCAACGCGCCGATCGAACCCTATTGGTCGGTGACCAGGTACAATGACATCATGCATGTCGACACCAACCACGGCATCTTCTCGTCCGACTCGACGCTCGGTGGCATCTCAATCCGAGACGTGCCGCCCGGCTACGACTATCCGAGCTTCATCGCGATGGACCAGCCCAGGCATTCGGCGCAGCGCAAGACGGTGTCGCCGATGTTCACGCCGACGCATCTGGACGAGCTGGCAAAGCTCATCCGCGCGCGCTCGCAGAAGGTGCTGGACAATCTGCCGCGCAACGAGACCTTCAACTTCGTCGAGCGGGTCTCGATCGAACTGACCACGCAGATGCTCGCGACGCTGTTCGATTTTCCCTGGGAAGAACGCCGCAAGCTGACGCGCTGGTCGGATGTCTCGACCGCGCTGCCCAAGAGCGGCGTCGTGGACTCGCCGGAACAGCGGCGCCAGGAAATGGACGAGTGCTACGCCTATTTCTCAAAACTGTGGAACGAGCGCGTCAACGCGCCGCCGCGCAACGACCTGCTGTCGATGATGGCGCATAGCGATGCCACGCGGCACATGGACCCTGATAATCTGATGGGCAACATCATCCTGCTGATCGTCGGCGGCAACGACACCACCCGCAACACCATGAGCGGCTCGGTGCTGGCGTTGAACGAGCATCCCGATCAGTACCAGAAGCTGCGCGAAAACCCCGAGCTGATCGACACCATGGTGCCGGAAGTGATCCGCTGGCAGACGCCGCTCGCCCATATGCGCCGCACCGCGCTGGTCGACACCGAGATCGGCGGCAAGAAGATCAAGAAGGGCGACCGCGTCGTGATGTGGTACGTCTCGGGCAACCGCGACGAGGAAGGCATCGAGCGGCCGGACGAGTTCATCATCGACCGCGCCCGCCCGCGCACGCACCTTTCGTTCGGCTTCGGCATCCACCGCTGCGTCGGCATGCGGCTCGCCGAGTTGCAGCTCAAGATCGTGTGGCAGGAAATGCTGAAGCGCTTCGACCGCATCGAGGTGGTCGGCGAGCCGAAGCGGGTCTATTCGAGTTTTGTCCGCGGCATCGAGCAGTTGCCGGTGCGTATTCCTGGATAA
- a CDS encoding cytochrome P450 — translation MHGTIDLAGDSHLRAARERAESIAIGDFDVSHPELFTTDSFWPYFDRLRREDPVHYCKDSMFGPYWSVTKYNDIMDVETNHAVFSSASSLGGITIRDIAPNLRSESFIAMDQPRHSAQRKTVAPMFTPTHLDQLAINIRKRSAECLDNLPRNEVFDWVDQVSIELTTQMLAVLFDFPWEDRRKLTRWSDVATTLPGPEGLVATEEERQAELMECAAYFGKLWKERISQPPKSDLLSMMAHSPATRDMDPKNFLGNLILLIVGGNDTTRNTLSGSVYALNKNPDQYRKLRDNPDLIDSFVPEVIRWQTPLAHMRRTALEDIAFRGRQIKKGDKVVMWYVSGNRDEDVIDSPYEFIIDRKRPRTHVSFGFGIHRCVGIRLAELQLKIIWEEILKRYDNIEVVGEPKRVYSSFVKGYETLPVRIAA, via the coding sequence ATGCACGGAACCATCGATCTCGCCGGAGATTCCCATCTGCGCGCCGCGCGCGAACGGGCCGAGTCGATTGCGATCGGCGATTTCGACGTCAGCCATCCCGAACTGTTCACGACCGACTCGTTCTGGCCGTATTTCGACCGCCTGCGCCGGGAAGACCCGGTGCACTACTGCAAGGACTCGATGTTCGGCCCGTACTGGTCGGTGACCAAATACAACGACATCATGGACGTCGAGACCAATCACGCGGTGTTTTCGTCGGCCTCCTCTCTCGGCGGCATTACCATCCGCGACATCGCACCGAACCTGCGCAGCGAGAGCTTCATCGCGATGGACCAGCCGCGCCATTCCGCGCAGCGCAAGACGGTGGCGCCGATGTTCACGCCGACGCATCTCGACCAGCTCGCGATCAACATTCGCAAGCGTTCCGCCGAGTGCCTCGACAACCTGCCGAGAAACGAGGTCTTCGACTGGGTCGACCAGGTTTCGATCGAGCTCACCACGCAGATGCTCGCCGTGCTGTTCGACTTCCCCTGGGAAGACCGCCGCAAGCTGACGCGCTGGTCCGACGTCGCCACCACCCTTCCCGGCCCCGAAGGGCTGGTCGCGACGGAAGAAGAACGTCAGGCCGAGTTGATGGAATGCGCGGCCTACTTCGGAAAGCTGTGGAAGGAGCGCATCAGCCAGCCGCCGAAGAGCGATTTGCTGTCGATGATGGCGCACAGCCCTGCCACGCGCGACATGGACCCGAAGAATTTCCTCGGCAATCTGATCCTGCTGATCGTCGGCGGCAACGACACCACGCGCAATACGCTGTCGGGCAGCGTGTACGCGCTGAACAAGAACCCGGATCAATATCGCAAGCTGCGCGACAACCCCGACCTGATCGACAGCTTTGTGCCTGAGGTGATCCGCTGGCAGACGCCGCTTGCCCATATGCGCCGCACCGCGCTCGAAGACATCGCGTTCCGCGGCCGGCAGATCAAGAAGGGTGACAAGGTCGTGATGTGGTACGTCTCCGGCAATCGCGACGAAGACGTGATCGACAGTCCCTATGAATTCATCATTGATCGCAAGCGGCCGCGGACCCATGTCTCCTTTGGCTTCGGCATTCACCGCTGCGTCGGCATCCGGCTCGCGGAGCTGCAACTCAAAATCATCTGGGAAGAAATCCTCAAGCGGTACGATAATATTGAGGTGGTCGGCGAACCGAAGCGGGTATATTCCAGCTTCGTGAAGGGTTACGAGACCCTGCCGGTCCGCATCGCCGCCTAG
- a CDS encoding isovaleryl-CoA dehydrogenase produces the protein MIPNAHRMFNFDLGDTADAIRETVHAFSQNEIAPRAAEIDRSNLFPRDLWPKMGALGLHGITVEEEYGGTGLGYLEHCIAVEEMSRASAAVGLSYGAHSNLCVNQIRRNGNEAQKRKYLPKLISGEHVGSLAMSEPGAGSDVVSMKTRADRKGDRFVLNGNKMWITNGPVADTLVVYAKTDLNAGPRGMTAFIIEKGMKGFSTAQKLDKLGMRGSDTCELIFEDCEVPEENVLSEVGRGVNVLMSGLDYERAVLAAGPIGIMQACMDVVLPYVHERKQFGEPIGTFQLVQGKIADMYTTMNASRAYVYAVAKACDRGETTREDAAGAILYAAEKATQCALDAIQLLGGNGYINDYPTGRLLRDAKLYEIGAGTSEIRRMLIGRELFEKTA, from the coding sequence ATGATCCCCAACGCCCACAGGATGTTCAACTTCGATCTCGGCGACACCGCGGACGCGATCCGCGAGACGGTGCATGCGTTTTCGCAGAACGAAATCGCACCACGCGCCGCCGAAATCGACCGCAGCAATCTGTTCCCGCGTGATCTCTGGCCCAAGATGGGCGCGCTCGGCCTGCACGGCATCACGGTCGAGGAAGAGTATGGCGGGACGGGCCTGGGCTATCTCGAGCATTGCATTGCGGTGGAGGAGATGTCGCGGGCCTCGGCCGCGGTCGGGCTGTCCTATGGCGCCCACTCCAACCTCTGCGTCAACCAGATCCGGCGTAACGGCAATGAGGCACAGAAGCGCAAATACCTGCCGAAGCTGATCTCGGGCGAGCATGTAGGTTCGCTGGCGATGTCGGAGCCCGGCGCCGGAAGCGACGTGGTGTCGATGAAGACCCGCGCCGACAGGAAGGGCGATCGCTTCGTCCTCAACGGCAACAAGATGTGGATCACCAATGGTCCCGTCGCCGACACGCTGGTGGTCTACGCCAAGACCGACCTCAACGCCGGTCCGCGCGGCATGACCGCCTTCATCATCGAAAAGGGCATGAAGGGCTTTTCTACGGCGCAAAAGCTCGACAAGCTCGGCATGCGCGGCTCCGATACCTGCGAACTCATCTTCGAGGATTGTGAGGTGCCGGAGGAGAACGTGCTCAGCGAAGTCGGCCGCGGCGTCAACGTCCTGATGAGTGGCCTCGACTATGAGCGCGCGGTGCTGGCGGCAGGCCCGATCGGCATCATGCAGGCCTGCATGGACGTGGTGCTGCCTTACGTGCACGAGCGAAAACAGTTCGGCGAGCCGATCGGCACCTTTCAATTGGTGCAGGGCAAGATCGCCGACATGTATACCACCATGAATGCGTCGCGGGCTTATGTGTATGCCGTCGCAAAGGCCTGCGACCGAGGCGAGACCACGCGCGAGGATGCGGCCGGCGCGATTCTCTATGCCGCCGAGAAGGCCACCCAATGCGCGCTCGATGCTATCCAGCTACTCGGCGGCAACGGCTACATCAACGACTATCCGACCGGGCGGCTGCTGCGCGATGCCAAGCTTTATGAAATCGGCGCCGGCACCAGCGAAATCCGCCGCATGCTGATCGGCCGCGAGTTGTTCGAAAAAACGGCGTAA
- a CDS encoding DUF898 family protein encodes MNEMSWPPQVPPGPPPMPVPPPMPVAFSGSRGEFFDLAKRGAALELVTLGFYRFWLLTDIRRHLWSNTLVDGDAAEYTGRGKELLIGFLVALAILVPIYLGYFLIGLEAERYQAFASIPLVAFFYLFGQFAIYRARRYRLTRTVWRGVRFWMTGSGWKYALQASLWGVLMILTLGLILPWRAAALERYKMRHSHFGDLQGRFEGRGWEFFKRGWWLWLLTPIAIYISPIAPFVYAGYKAIEWRWWLSGIRFGEVRLESSLPKSALIGLYWKVVGWMALLGSVFGIYLALCAVLVASMSGEGLTEFFKTPELMRSIPLLVAAGLGYLVMALAMNVVMRVYLTRDLWVIVLGSVNIVGIEAAANVAARGDLANALGEGFADGLDVGGF; translated from the coding sequence ATGAATGAGATGAGCTGGCCCCCGCAGGTGCCGCCCGGGCCGCCGCCCATGCCAGTGCCGCCGCCGATGCCCGTGGCATTTTCCGGCAGCCGGGGTGAATTCTTCGATCTGGCCAAGCGCGGCGCGGCCCTCGAGCTTGTCACGCTCGGCTTCTACCGGTTCTGGCTGCTGACCGATATTCGTCGCCATCTCTGGTCCAACACCCTGGTTGATGGCGATGCTGCCGAATATACCGGCCGCGGCAAGGAGTTGCTGATCGGCTTTCTGGTGGCGCTTGCGATCCTGGTGCCAATCTATCTCGGCTATTTCCTGATTGGTCTGGAAGCCGAGCGCTATCAGGCGTTCGCCAGCATTCCGCTGGTTGCCTTCTTCTACCTGTTCGGGCAGTTCGCGATTTATCGCGCGCGGCGCTACCGCCTGACGCGAACGGTATGGCGCGGCGTGCGCTTCTGGATGACGGGGTCGGGCTGGAAATATGCCCTGCAGGCATCGCTGTGGGGCGTGCTGATGATCCTCACCCTCGGGCTGATCCTGCCTTGGCGCGCGGCGGCGCTTGAACGCTACAAGATGCGCCACTCCCATTTCGGCGACCTGCAGGGCCGCTTCGAGGGGCGCGGCTGGGAATTCTTCAAACGCGGCTGGTGGCTGTGGCTGCTGACGCCGATTGCGATCTACATCAGCCCGATCGCGCCGTTCGTGTACGCCGGTTACAAGGCGATCGAGTGGCGCTGGTGGCTGTCCGGCATTCGGTTCGGCGAGGTCCGTCTGGAATCCTCATTGCCGAAGAGCGCGCTGATCGGGCTGTACTGGAAAGTCGTTGGCTGGATGGCCCTGCTTGGGTCGGTCTTCGGCATCTATCTGGCGCTATGCGCGGTGCTGGTCGCCAGCATGAGCGGCGAGGGACTCACGGAGTTTTTCAAGACGCCGGAATTGATGCGCAGCATTCCGCTGCTGGTGGCGGCTGGTCTCGGCTATCTGGTGATGGCGCTGGCGATGAACGTGGTGATGCGGGTCTATTTGACGCGCGATCTCTGGGTCATCGTGCTGGGCTCGGTCAATATCGTCGGTATCGAGGCCGCCGCCAACGTCGCCGCGCGCGGTGATCTCGCCAATGCGCTCGGCGAGGGTTTTGCCGACGGCCTCGATGTCGGCGGGTTCTAG
- a CDS encoding M48 family metallopeptidase, which produces MDGDVPEISKTPSANAATYFDGVSSRRRAVMLRFSDRLEITDHEQTLAVWDYADVRRADSPSGMLRLGCPTASALARLEVRDAALAGELASRCTRLDQNTPGRRGVAVIVGWSLAAATSIVLVVLFGLPLIADRLVPLVPDAFERRLGEVADSQIRKIFDAKACDNPAGQKAFVKLVTAIRESAGLDTSVQSGVLSSPIPNAFALPGGRVYLFNGLLAKADNADEIAGVLAHELGHLKHRDSMRGLIRDGSTSFLIGLLFGDITGSSALIFGSRTLVTSSHSREAETKADGFAIDVMHRLGRPAKPTGELLLRVTGKEGKGLSIISSHPLSEDRLARMSREDRSASGPPLLTPAEWRSLKSICDNKI; this is translated from the coding sequence ATGGATGGCGATGTGCCGGAAATCTCGAAAACGCCGTCGGCCAATGCGGCGACCTATTTCGACGGCGTATCGAGCCGGCGCCGCGCGGTCATGCTCCGCTTCTCCGACCGGCTCGAAATCACCGACCACGAACAGACGCTGGCCGTTTGGGACTATGCGGATGTCCGCCGCGCCGACAGCCCGTCGGGCATGCTGCGCCTCGGTTGTCCGACTGCGTCCGCGTTGGCCAGGCTGGAGGTGCGCGATGCCGCGCTTGCCGGCGAACTGGCCTCGCGCTGCACCAGGCTGGATCAAAACACGCCCGGTCGGCGCGGCGTCGCCGTCATTGTCGGCTGGTCGCTGGCTGCCGCGACTTCGATCGTTCTGGTGGTGCTGTTCGGCCTCCCCCTGATTGCCGACCGCCTCGTGCCGCTGGTGCCTGACGCGTTCGAGCGGCGGCTCGGCGAGGTCGCCGACAGCCAGATCAGGAAGATCTTCGATGCCAAGGCTTGCGACAACCCCGCCGGGCAGAAGGCCTTCGTCAAGCTCGTCACCGCCATCCGCGAATCCGCCGGCCTCGACACCTCGGTGCAATCAGGCGTGTTGTCGAGCCCGATTCCCAATGCCTTCGCGCTGCCGGGCGGCAGGGTCTATCTGTTCAATGGCTTGCTGGCGAAGGCCGACAACGCGGACGAGATCGCGGGCGTGCTGGCCCATGAACTGGGCCATCTCAAGCATCGCGACAGCATGCGCGGACTGATCCGCGACGGCAGCACCTCGTTCCTGATCGGACTGCTGTTCGGCGACATCACCGGCTCCAGCGCGCTGATCTTCGGCTCCCGCACGCTGGTCACGTCGTCCCATTCGCGCGAGGCCGAGACCAAAGCCGACGGCTTTGCGATCGACGTCATGCACCGGCTGGGCCGTCCGGCAAAGCCGACCGGTGAATTGTTGCTGAGGGTCACCGGCAAGGAGGGCAAAGGGCTGTCCATCATCTCCAGCCATCCCCTTAGCGAGGACCGGCTGGCGCGGATGAGCCGGGAAGACCGGTCAGCCAGCGGGCCGCCGCTGCTGACGCCGGCAGAATGGCGGTCGCTGAAATCGATCTGCGATAACAAGATCTGA
- a CDS encoding LysR family transcriptional regulator yields the protein MNDLPRIQALRCFITVAREGTVSRAAMLLHLTQPAVSLQLKGLEESTGLQLFNRTPGGFTLTEAGAALLPLAHRTISASADFKTAADSLRESLRMTLRVGTILDPESTRLGSFVRSIATSSKKTEVFLRYGMSNDVLAQIGRGELDVGYYIDATPPEYLTLDVLPERTIEDGKYRLATLTRYDYRVIAPLEWSDKVSGKDWTDLIDLPWITTPHDSAHRRLIDDVFRPTGSLPKRVAFAEHEDAMIESVEAGNCLSLARDHVIDRITRKRNFVVADKVALTCDLSFACLTSRRHEPVISQAFSAMQAVWGRTPDSATTAPVEAVRSRKSARR from the coding sequence ATGAACGACCTGCCACGTATCCAGGCCTTGCGCTGCTTCATCACCGTGGCCCGCGAGGGCACGGTTTCGCGCGCGGCCATGTTGCTGCACCTGACCCAGCCGGCCGTCAGCTTGCAGTTGAAGGGGCTGGAAGAAAGCACCGGCCTGCAGCTCTTCAACCGCACGCCGGGCGGCTTTACCCTGACGGAAGCGGGCGCCGCACTGCTGCCGCTGGCGCACCGAACCATATCGGCCTCGGCAGATTTCAAGACAGCGGCGGATTCCTTGCGCGAATCGCTGCGGATGACTCTGCGCGTCGGGACGATCCTGGATCCGGAGTCGACCCGTTTGGGCTCGTTCGTGCGCAGCATCGCCACGTCCTCGAAGAAGACCGAGGTGTTCCTCCGCTACGGCATGAGCAACGACGTGCTGGCCCAGATCGGCCGAGGCGAGCTCGACGTGGGATACTATATCGACGCCACGCCGCCCGAATACCTGACGCTGGACGTGCTGCCCGAACGCACCATCGAGGATGGCAAGTACCGGCTCGCAACGCTGACTCGCTACGACTACCGTGTGATCGCCCCCCTCGAATGGAGCGACAAGGTGTCGGGCAAGGATTGGACCGACCTGATCGATTTGCCCTGGATCACGACCCCGCACGATTCGGCACATCGCCGGCTGATCGACGACGTGTTCCGGCCGACCGGATCATTGCCTAAACGCGTCGCCTTCGCGGAACATGAAGACGCCATGATCGAATCCGTCGAAGCCGGCAACTGCCTCAGCCTGGCCCGTGACCACGTGATCGATCGCATCACGCGCAAACGGAATTTCGTGGTTGCCGACAAGGTGGCGCTGACCTGCGATCTTAGTTTCGCCTGTCTGACGTCGCGTCGGCACGAGCCCGTCATCTCCCAGGCGTTCTCGGCCATGCAGGCGGTATGGGGACGGACCCCGGACAGCGCGACGACCGCACCGGTCGAGGCGGTACGATCGCGCAAAAGCGCCAGGCGGTGA
- a CDS encoding DUF2927 domain-containing protein, protein MRTPRLFLCRWTLAASLGAAVLGGTWVPCAASTEIASVAQRQRSEKKNFTDNEIVEGFLKTAFGAEYHLAGRVDRIRKYDVPVRVFADGTRADRKAQLAKIVADIASRVQHLDIAMVDDIDAANVQVKLVRDRDLQRTIATFYGSERAKEIRSSLDPQCLSGFRKNEKFEIEHSDVILTIDNGDFVFFDCAYEELLQSLGPINDTESVPWTMFNDNVSMGYFDVYDQYLLNLLYDPRIRPGMTVQEVKALLPEVLTDVRAWVRKVNNLP, encoded by the coding sequence ATGCGTACGCCCCGCCTATTCCTCTGCCGATGGACGCTCGCGGCGTCCTTGGGCGCAGCTGTGCTCGGCGGAACATGGGTGCCGTGCGCGGCATCCACCGAGATCGCCTCGGTTGCGCAGCGGCAGCGCAGCGAGAAAAAGAACTTCACCGACAACGAGATCGTCGAAGGCTTCTTGAAGACTGCGTTCGGCGCCGAATATCATCTCGCCGGACGCGTCGACCGCATCAGAAAATATGACGTACCGGTCCGGGTGTTCGCCGACGGGACCCGCGCCGACCGCAAGGCGCAGCTCGCGAAGATCGTGGCCGACATCGCTTCGCGCGTTCAGCACCTCGACATTGCCATGGTCGACGATATCGACGCCGCCAATGTGCAGGTCAAGCTGGTGCGCGACCGCGACCTCCAGCGCACTATCGCGACATTCTACGGCAGCGAACGGGCGAAAGAAATTCGCTCTTCACTCGACCCGCAATGCCTGTCGGGCTTTCGCAAGAACGAGAAGTTCGAGATCGAGCATTCCGACGTGATCCTCACGATCGACAATGGCGACTTCGTCTTCTTCGACTGCGCCTATGAGGAACTGCTGCAATCGCTGGGACCGATCAACGATACCGAGAGCGTGCCCTGGACCATGTTCAACGACAACGTCTCGATGGGCTATTTCGACGTCTACGACCAGTATCTGCTGAACCTGCTGTATGATCCCCGGATCAGGCCCGGCATGACCGTGCAGGAGGTCAAGGCGCTGCTGCCGGAGGTGCTGACAGACGTGCGCGCATGGGTGCGCAAGGTCAACAACCTGCCGTAA
- a CDS encoding L,D-transpeptidase yields MTRAFAFLFAAMVVLAGAGQARAQGFPNFFFDDSRDIMGGGPGFFRPGSPSGSSPIPRQTVMFNAGYAPGTIYINTAERRLYLVLGNGQALRYGIGVGRDGFRWGGTHRISAKKEWPSWTPPAQMLRRRPDLPRHMPGGIDNPLGARAMYLGSTLYRIHGSNEPETIGQAVSSGCFRMTNEDVTDLYSRVPVGTKVVVQN; encoded by the coding sequence ATGACCCGGGCTTTTGCTTTTCTTTTTGCAGCGATGGTGGTGCTGGCGGGAGCCGGCCAGGCGCGGGCGCAAGGTTTTCCAAACTTCTTCTTCGACGATTCGCGCGACATCATGGGCGGCGGCCCCGGCTTCTTCCGGCCCGGCTCGCCGAGCGGATCGAGCCCGATCCCGCGTCAGACGGTGATGTTCAACGCCGGCTATGCGCCCGGCACGATCTACATCAACACCGCCGAGCGCCGGCTCTATCTCGTGCTCGGCAATGGTCAGGCGCTGCGCTATGGCATCGGCGTCGGCCGTGACGGCTTCCGCTGGGGTGGAACCCACCGCATTTCCGCGAAGAAGGAATGGCCGAGCTGGACGCCGCCGGCGCAGATGCTGCGCCGCCGACCGGACCTGCCGCGCCACATGCCCGGCGGCATCGACAACCCCCTGGGCGCCCGGGCGATGTATCTGGGATCGACACTCTACCGCATCCACGGTTCGAACGAACCCGAGACCATCGGGCAGGCCGTTTCCTCCGGCTGCTTCCGCATGACCAACGAGGACGTGACCGATCTCTACAGCCGCGTGCCGGTCGGCACCAAGGTGGTCGTGCAGAACTAA